One segment of Deltaproteobacteria bacterium RIFCSPHIGHO2_02_FULL_44_16 DNA contains the following:
- a CDS encoding ribonuclease III encodes MPITSEEKKQLKAFEKLFHYSFRERTHLKCALTHKSYANEQRLPALEHNERYEFLGDAVLELAVSHLLMERFPEHAEGDLSKLRAAIVNEEQLAELARNMKLGEFLFLGKGEEQTGGREKSSILSDAFEALLGAVYFDRGFLKAFEVVHHHYEPLLKEVSGVEFVKDYKTQLQEESQSRFRSIPRYTLLRTSGPDHQKTFEISLSICGEEKSVGSGSSKKAAEQDAAKQALEKIRKENKS; translated from the coding sequence ATGCCAATCACTTCAGAAGAAAAAAAACAACTTAAGGCGTTTGAAAAGCTCTTTCACTACAGCTTTCGAGAGCGAACGCATCTTAAGTGCGCATTAACGCATAAATCTTATGCAAACGAACAGCGTTTACCCGCGCTCGAACATAATGAGCGATATGAATTTTTGGGTGATGCGGTGTTGGAACTTGCCGTGAGTCATCTTCTCATGGAACGATTCCCCGAGCATGCAGAAGGGGATCTCTCAAAACTTCGCGCTGCTATTGTCAATGAAGAGCAATTGGCTGAGCTTGCGCGGAACATGAAGCTTGGAGAGTTTTTATTTTTAGGAAAAGGAGAAGAGCAAACAGGAGGTCGAGAAAAATCATCGATTCTCTCGGATGCTTTTGAAGCTCTTCTCGGCGCTGTTTATTTTGATCGTGGTTTTCTCAAAGCGTTTGAAGTGGTGCACCATCACTATGAACCGTTGCTCAAGGAAGTAAGTGGAGTGGAATTCGTCAAAGATTATAAAACGCAACTTCAAGAGGAATCACAAAGTCGTTTTCGATCTATTCCTCGGTATACTCTTCTTCGCACTTCTGGACCTGATCATCAAAAAACATTTGAAATCAGTCTCTCGATTTGTGGTGAAGAGAAAAGTGTTGGAAGCGGAAGCAGCAAAAAGGCGGCCGAGCAAGATGCGGCGAAACAAGCGCTTGAAAAAATACGAAAAGAGAACAAGTCATGA